From Dermatophagoides farinae isolate YC_2012a chromosome 10, ASM2471394v1, whole genome shotgun sequence, a single genomic window includes:
- the LOC124490731 gene encoding uncharacterized protein LOC124490731 — protein sequence MVIFDNQTTETMSTKNNDNNNNNGQEFDDDNHHHHHNDENGHSTLEIETNDQIDTTIVNVKLKSQQQIKTAVFNHLNGFHIKDVDKNEDLVNRIDENVQSPSIICDHIDVMNNLDDKNATGSSDSNPANTKDNDDNNFNDFQTSDEFDSQNNQIDQNQDDDFADFESFIPDEKNFVNFSELNPEKEMKFNDDNDDDFDDFADFTCNVSIEPIVNVEQTTKVVKNFNDHRQLIKDAFHCNKINSIADDETVRISNDFFNEHICDQKARDLWNNLQQLDLKLNFTFTKWKQSSSFKHLVEALKIDSRNVIPSDIFPTTTTTSFNKILQPTMYDHSTTTTIISTEDDSINMADDQCNKMPMNVFSTNRNLIKSTKIESKGEPLSSSPFTWSSDHATHTIATATTSTTTTATITKTTTNHSVFNNHLAQDLDFFETKYAIKNSNVSNINNKNDDGDDDDNKMGHHHDLIAEFDEFLRIDNESSSTMANNVPDKSVENKQTGDDRYNRSAPSIHSNKSTTTTNRMNEQVLSAEALQILNELPNLSMMRAKVLLYPMVGNNNNNRSKSDLSPSSR from the exons ATGGTCATATTCGATAATCAAACAACGGAAACAATGTCGacgaaaaataatgataataataataataatggtcaagaatttgatgatgataatcatcatcatcatcataatgatgaaaatggtcaTTCAACTTTGGAAATCgaaacaaatgatcaaatcgaTACGACAATAGTGAATGTGAAACtaaaatcacaacaacaaatcaaaacagCTGTTTTCAACCATCTAAATGGTTTTCATATCAAAGATGTGGATAAGAATGAAGATCTagtgaatcgaatcgatgaaaatgtacaatcaccatcaattATCTGTGACCATATTGATGTGATGAATAatcttgatgataaaaatgcaACGGGATCATCCGATTCGAATCCCGCAAATAcaaaagataatgatgataacaattttaatgatttccAAACATCTGATGAGTTTGATTcgcaaaataatcaaattgatcaaaatcaagatgatgattttgccGATTTTGAATCTTTCATTCCggatgaaaagaattttgtcaatttttccGAATTAAATcctgaaaaagaaatgaaattcaatgatgataatgatgatgacttcgATGATTTTGCCGATTTTACTTGCAATGTTTCAATCGAACCAATCGTTAATGTTGAACAAACGACGAAAGTggtaaaaaatttcaatgatcacAGGCAATTGATTAAAGATGCTTTTCATTGCAACAAAATTAATTCgattgctgatgatgaaacagtACGGatatcgaatgattttttcaatgaacatATTTGTGATCAAAAAGCTCGTGATTTATGGAATAATCTACAACAATtagatttgaaattaaatttcactTTTACTAAATGGAAACAATCATCTTCGTTTAAACATCTGGTTGAAGcgttgaaaattgattcacgTAATGTG ATTCCATCGGATatttttccaacaacaacaacaacaagttttaataaaattttacagCCAACAATGTATGATCattcaacaacgacaacgataaTATCAACTGAAGATGATTCTATCAACATGGCCGATGATCAATGTAATAAAATGCCGATGAATGTATTCTCTACGAATAGAAATCTaattaaatcaacaaaaatagaatcaaaaggcgaaccattatcatcatcaccgttcACGTGGTCGTCCGATCATGCGACACATACGATTGCAACAGcgacaacatcaacaacaacgaccgcaacaataacaaaaactaCAACTAATCATTCAGTGTTCAATAATCATCTAGCTCaagatttagattttttcgaAACGAAATACGCCATTAAAAACAGTAACGTTTcgaatattaataataaaaatgatgatggtgatgatgatgataataaaatgggccatcatcatgatctcATTGCCGAATTCGATG AATTTCTACGAATCGACAATGAATCATCCTCAACAATGGCCAATAATGTACCGGACAAATCTgtagaaaataaacaaacaggTGATGATCGTTATAATCGTTCAGCGCCATCAATACATTCCAacaaatcgacaacaacaacgaatcgaatgaatgaacaagtTTTAAGCGCTGAAGCATTACAAATTCTTAATGAATTGCCAAATCTTTCAATGATGAGAGCCAAAGTTTTATTATATCCAATGGtgggcaataataataataatcgttcaAAATCCGATTTATCACCATCGAGccggtaa
- the LOC142597836 gene encoding uncharacterized protein LOC142597836 has protein sequence MKTKPAIHDMMTTSIPNTRSQRSSNRSTRSTNLIISSSDNNNSTIINTNNNRIKNSKTTTKDQPSTSTRKTTTLNRQSTESSTKIKQPTTKPKITKVLPAINNESTSININNNTTLRRSSRINSLANVSVDINQKEDNQIECCNKPLATSVSSSSSLIDKVDKNVDSVDKKILEPSPSTLTSLPSSSSSSATTTTTTTTNVESLLSNPCPQNVLISSRKSIKLTIRVNQRKDNVMNNFNCDIVTTKSNTHSLLLPSSTSMLATTGTKLSQTSTSTTMAKIEQSPTITQANQKLIISSSCNQPQSQQQQQQHQEINNNIGSKSIKIDDNDFVLDTSNKHVQQQQQQTSILNNGQSADVIKNTKCDYYRSTNMIKKKKKKKKSSRHCSSSTSSSNSLLLPRTETEQQQQINLEQKLSQAKRLRLIFGNDSISIDIKNKLKL, from the coding sequence atgaaaacaaaacctGCCATTCATGATATGATGACAACATCGATTCCGAATACTAGATCTCAACGGTCATCAAATCGATCAACTCGTTCGACCAATTTGATCATATCATCGTcagacaataataattcaactATAATAAacactaataataatcgtattaaaaattcaaaaactaCGACAAAGGATcaaccatcaacatcgacacgtaaaacaacaacattgaatcgACAATCTACAGAATCatcaacgaaaataaaacagcCAACAACCAAACCAAAGATAACAAAAGTATTGCCtgcaatcaataatgaatcgacgtcaatcaatatcaataataacacTACATTAAGACGTTCTAGTCGTATTAATTCATTGGCCAATGTTTCGGTtgatataaatcaaaaagaagATAACCAAATTGAATGTTGTAATAAACCGTTGGCCACAtctgtatcatcatcatcatcattgattgataaagtTGATAAAAATGTCGATTCAGTTGATAAGAAAATTTTAGAACCATCACCATCTACATTGACAtctttgccatcatcatcatcatcatcagcaacaacaaccacaaccaccaccaccaatgtcgaatcattattatcgaatcCATGCCCTCAGAATGTTTTGATATCATCAcgaaaatcgatcaaattaACCATTAGAGTCAATCAACGAAAAGATAATgttatgaataattttaattgtgATATTGTAACAACCAAATCGAATACTCATTCACTATTATTACCATCTTCGACTTCAATGTTGGCCACCACTGGAACAAAATTATCccaaacatcaacatcaacaacaatggccaAGATTGAACAATCACCAACTATTACACAAGCCAATCagaaattgatcatttcaaGTTCTTGTAATCAAccacaatcacaacaacaacaacaacaacatcaagagataaacaataatattggatcaaaatcgattaaaatcgatgataatgattttgtatTAGATACGAGCAACAAacatgttcaacaacaacaacaacaaacatcgaTATTAAATAATGGCCAATCGGCTGATGTTatcaaaaatacaaaatgcGATTATTACCGTTCGACAAATAtgattaaaaagaaaaaaaagaaaaagaaatcatcaagacattgttcatcatcaacatcatcatcaaattcattattattacctaGAACGGAAACcgaacaacagcagcaaataaatttggaacaaaaattaaGTCAAGCAAAACGTTTACGATTAATATTTGGCAATGACAGTATTAGTATTGATATtaagaataaattgaaattataa
- the Hmt4-20 gene encoding histone methyltransferase 4-20 isoform X1, producing the protein MRISQQQQNQNKSLFNVNNQIPMTPAELCEADDIATALVVDQYLGFTTHKMNTRFRQPKVPKDQLKKIIMKFKEHQNYEQTLKEIFAGEWAHSLYATKSIRMQKIIRQHIVNFLRMFDKQAGYEIRPCYRYSLEGKCGAKLCATQKWRKNDKIEHLVGCIGELSSKEEQELLKPGLNDFSVMYSCRKNCAQLWLGAGAYINHDCRPNCKFVSTGRSTACVKVLRPIEEGEELTCYYGDDFFGDNNCYCECETCERRGAGRYANKLSSSDHSSNNSISSTTNLSTGQQSVKPPMMTGQQSYSLRETDNRLRRQMRNQEHKNRKSSTDDDCCSLKNSDTNSPVNMDDDDNDDDSRSIDDQPDIRNTSIADQLYEQNSDNDNNNHNSDNGCDLLKKTFIIIKIDYCG; encoded by the exons ATGCGTatatcacaacaacaacagaatcagAATAAATCTTTGTTCAATGTGAACAATCAGATTCCGATGACACCGGCCGAATTATGTGAAGCGGATGATATTGCCACAGCATTGGTCGTTGATCAATATCTTGGTTTTACCACACATAAAATGAATACAAG atttcgACAACCAAAAGTACCAAaagatcaattgaaaaagataattatgaaatttaaaGAACATCAAAATTACGAACAAACATTAAAGGAAATATTCGCTGGTGAATGGGCACATTCATT ATATGCAACAAAAAGTATACGAATGCAGAAAATTATACGGCAACATATCGTGAATTTTCTTAGAATGTTTGATAAACAAGCTGGTTATGAGATACGTCCATGTTATCGATATTCATTGGAAGGAAAATGTGGTGCCAAATTATGTGCTACACAGAAATGgcgaaaaaatgataaaattgaacATCTGGTCGGTTGTATCGGGGAATTAAGTTCGAAAGAAGAACAAGAGCTTCTAAAACCTGGtctaaatgatttttcagTCATGTATTCATGTCGCAAGAATTGTGCGCAATTATGGTTAGGTGCTGGCGCATATATCAATCATGATTGTCGTCCAAATTGTAAATTTGTTAGCACAGGGCGCTCTACAGCTTGTGTAAAAGTTCTTAGACCAATTGAAGAAGGTGAAGAACTTACCTGctattatggtgatgattttttcggtgataataattgttattGTGAATGTGAAACATGTGAACGTCGTGGTGCCGGTCGTTATGCAAATAAATTAAGTTCAAGCGATCATTCAAGTAAtaattccatttcatcaaCCACTAATTTATCCACTGGACAACAATCTGTAAAACCACCGATGATGACTGGACAACAAAGTTATTCATTACGTGAAACGGATAATCGTCTACGAAGACAGATGCGTAATCAG GAACATAAAAATCGTAAATCTtcgactgatgatgattgttgttcgtTGAAAAATTCTGACACTAATTCACCAGTAAATAtggatgatgacgataatgatgatgatagtcgatcaattgatgatcaacctGATATAAGAAATACATCCATTGCTGATCAATTATATGAACAGAAtagtgataatgataataacaaccATAATAGCGATAATGGTTgtgatttattgaaaaaaacattcatcatcatcaaaatcgattattgtggttga
- the Hmt4-20 gene encoding histone methyltransferase 4-20 isoform X2: protein MRISQQQQNQNKSLFNVNNQIPMTPAELCEADDIATALVVDQYLGFTTHKMNTRFRQPKVPKDQLKKIIMKFKEHQNYEQTLKEIFAGEWAHSLYATKSIRMQKIIRQHIVNFLRMFDKQAGYEIRPCYRYSLEGKCGAKLCATQKWRKNDKIEHLVGCIGELSSKEEQELLKPGLNDFSVMYSCRKNCAQLWLGAGAYINHDCRPNCKFVSTGRSTACVKVLRPIEEGEELTCYYGDDFFGDNNCYCECETCERRGAGRYANKLSSSDHSSNNSISSTTNLSTGQQSVKPPMMTGQQSYSLRETDNRLRRQMRNQVSQEILFVFHTHPKHI from the exons ATGCGTatatcacaacaacaacagaatcagAATAAATCTTTGTTCAATGTGAACAATCAGATTCCGATGACACCGGCCGAATTATGTGAAGCGGATGATATTGCCACAGCATTGGTCGTTGATCAATATCTTGGTTTTACCACACATAAAATGAATACAAG atttcgACAACCAAAAGTACCAAaagatcaattgaaaaagataattatgaaatttaaaGAACATCAAAATTACGAACAAACATTAAAGGAAATATTCGCTGGTGAATGGGCACATTCATT ATATGCAACAAAAAGTATACGAATGCAGAAAATTATACGGCAACATATCGTGAATTTTCTTAGAATGTTTGATAAACAAGCTGGTTATGAGATACGTCCATGTTATCGATATTCATTGGAAGGAAAATGTGGTGCCAAATTATGTGCTACACAGAAATGgcgaaaaaatgataaaattgaacATCTGGTCGGTTGTATCGGGGAATTAAGTTCGAAAGAAGAACAAGAGCTTCTAAAACCTGGtctaaatgatttttcagTCATGTATTCATGTCGCAAGAATTGTGCGCAATTATGGTTAGGTGCTGGCGCATATATCAATCATGATTGTCGTCCAAATTGTAAATTTGTTAGCACAGGGCGCTCTACAGCTTGTGTAAAAGTTCTTAGACCAATTGAAGAAGGTGAAGAACTTACCTGctattatggtgatgattttttcggtgataataattgttattGTGAATGTGAAACATGTGAACGTCGTGGTGCCGGTCGTTATGCAAATAAATTAAGTTCAAGCGATCATTCAAGTAAtaattccatttcatcaaCCACTAATTTATCCACTGGACAACAATCTGTAAAACCACCGATGATGACTGGACAACAAAGTTATTCATTACGTGAAACGGATAATCGTCTACGAAGACAGATGCGTAATCAGGTTAGTCAAGaaattcttttcgttttCCATACACATCCCAAACACATATGA
- the Vps26 gene encoding vacuolar protein sorting 26 yields the protein MSFLGFRQSAEIDILLDGAESRKMADIKTEDGKKERYYLYYDGETVSGKVNINLKKPGQKLEHQGIKVEFIGEIELYQDRSNHHEFTSLVKDLARPSEMLQNTSYSFEFANVEKPYESYTGSNVRLRYFLRVTIARRLTDIVKEMEIVVHTLSHYPEVNSPIKMEVGIEDCLHIEFEYNKSKYHLKDVIVGKIYFLLVRIKIKHMEITIIKKESTGIGQNTFNDNEIIAKYEIMDGAPVRGESIPIRLFLAGYDLTPTMKDINKKFSVRYYLNLVLVDEEERRYFKQQEIILWRKGDRIRRTIPTQQQQPSQQSAAIIQPTQSSLPSSASTVQQQPQPQEA from the exons atg AGTTTTCTTGGATTTCGACAATCGGCTGAAATCGACATATTATTGGATGGAGCCGAAAGTCGTAAAATGGCCGATATTAAAACCGAGGATGGTAAAAAAGAACGATATTATCTTTATTATGATGGTGAAACTGTTTCGGGAAAGGTGAATATTAATCTGAAAAAACCGGGACAAAAATTAGAACATCAAGGCATCAAAGTGGAATTTATTggtgaaattgaattatatcAAGATCGtagtaatcatcatgaattcaCTAGTTTGGTCAAAGATCTGGCACGGCCATCAGAAATGCTTCAGAATACAAGCTATTCGTTTGAATTtgcaaatgttgaaaaaccGTATGAATCATATACGGGTAGTAATGTAAGGCTTCGATATTTTCTTCGTGTGACCATTGCACGTCGATTAACGGATATTGTaaaagaaatggaaattgTCGTACACACTTTATCCCATTATCCGGAGGTTAATTCACCCATCAAAATGGAAGTCGGCATCGAAGATTGTCTTCACATTGAATTCGAatacaacaaatcaaaatatcatTTGAAAGATGTTATTGTGGGCAAAATATATTTCCTCTTGGTACgtatcaaaatcaaacatatggaaattacaatcatcaagaaAGAATCGACTGGTATTGGTCAGAATacatttaatgataatgaaatcattGCCAAATATGAGATTATGGACGGTGCACCGGTACGTGGAGAATCCATTCCGATCAGATTGTTTTTGGCTGGCTATGATCTAACACCAACGATGAAAgatattaataaaaaattttccgttCGTTATTATCTGAATTTGGTGTTGGTTGACGAAGAAGAACGTCGATATTTCAAACAACAGGAAATTATTCTTTGGCGTAAAGGTGATCGTATTCGACGTACAATTCCtacacaacagcaacaaccatCACAACAATCGGCAGCAATCATACAGccaacacaatcatcattgccgTCATCGGCATCAACcgtacaacaacagccacaaCCGCAAGAAGCATAA